In Desulfobulbus oralis, one DNA window encodes the following:
- a CDS encoding heavy metal translocating P-type ATPase yields the protein MQKLRFDITGMSCAACSARVEKAVSGLKGVSEASVNLLKNSMIATFDETLLSADDIISAVDRAGYGANLHLQHEAAAPNAATVPDPTARELAQMQTRLFVSILFALPLFVLAMGPMLQLFQVPPRYVAVHALTQLMLALPVIFVNFRFYRNGIRALCSLAPNMDSLIAVGSGAAALFSLAMLYRIALALGMGDLTAASEAAGSLYFDSAAMILTLITLGKFFEARAKGRTSEAIARLIGLAPETATLSQDGREKVVPLSEVRVGDVLVVRAGERIPVDGEILSGSAAIDQSALTGESMPVEKQAGDRVTGATINTSGHLVIRALRVGDDTTLAQIVRLVDEATATKAPIGRLADKISGIFVPVVIGIAILATAIWLALGFGPAFALAIGIAVLVISCPCALGLATPTAIMAGTGRGAASGILFKSAEAIETAHLVDTVVLDKTGTVTSGRPALTDLIPAAGLDKTELLRLAASLEKLSSHPLGRAIVTAAEERGLALSKVEQFRQEPGAGIAGLCEGRELFAGNANALKKQGVALDAALQAQAEAMAQKGKTVLYLVQDRAVLGLLAVADLIRESSREAVAELQAMGLRVIMLTGDHAASARAVQMAAGIPELRAELLPQDKEREIRALKAQGHRVAMVGDGINDAPALARADLGIAIGAGTDVAIESADVVLMKSDLMDVAAAIQLGRAVIRTIRQNLFWAFFYNSLGIPVAAGVFYSLWHLTLSPMIAAAAMSLSSLGVVTNALRLRYFAPKRHAVASAASASLAVDTAASEAAGVPPSNQRSEIMTKCMRIDGMSCGHCSARVEKALRELAGVKDVKVDLEAKTATIQADEGIAEEALSRAVTESGYTVLGID from the coding sequence ATGCAAAAGCTACGCTTTGACATCACCGGCATGAGCTGCGCGGCCTGCTCGGCACGGGTGGAAAAAGCGGTCTCCGGACTGAAGGGCGTGAGCGAGGCCAGTGTCAATCTGCTCAAGAACAGCATGATCGCCACCTTTGACGAGACGCTACTCTCTGCGGACGACATCATCAGCGCCGTGGACAGGGCCGGCTACGGTGCGAACCTGCACCTGCAGCATGAGGCCGCCGCCCCAAATGCCGCCACAGTGCCCGACCCGACTGCCAGAGAGCTGGCCCAGATGCAGACCCGGCTTTTTGTCTCCATCCTCTTTGCCCTGCCCCTTTTCGTGCTGGCCATGGGGCCGATGCTGCAGCTCTTTCAGGTGCCCCCGCGGTATGTGGCGGTCCATGCCCTGACCCAGCTCATGCTGGCTCTGCCGGTCATTTTCGTCAACTTCAGGTTCTACCGAAACGGCATCAGGGCCCTGTGCTCACTGGCGCCCAACATGGACTCTCTGATTGCCGTGGGTTCCGGGGCGGCTGCGCTCTTCAGCCTCGCCATGCTCTACCGCATCGCCCTGGCCCTGGGCATGGGCGATCTGACAGCGGCCAGTGAGGCTGCCGGCTCCCTTTACTTCGACTCGGCAGCCATGATTCTGACCCTGATTACCCTGGGCAAATTCTTTGAGGCCAGGGCCAAGGGCCGCACCTCGGAGGCCATTGCCAGGCTGATCGGCCTGGCCCCGGAAACCGCCACCCTGAGCCAGGACGGCAGGGAGAAGGTCGTTCCCCTCTCCGAGGTGCGGGTGGGCGATGTGCTCGTGGTGCGGGCCGGAGAGCGGATTCCGGTGGATGGGGAGATCCTGAGCGGCAGCGCCGCCATAGACCAGAGCGCGCTCACGGGCGAGAGCATGCCGGTGGAAAAGCAGGCGGGCGACCGGGTGACCGGCGCCACCATCAACACCTCGGGCCACCTCGTCATACGCGCGCTGCGCGTGGGCGATGACACCACCCTGGCCCAGATTGTCCGGCTGGTGGACGAGGCTACGGCCACCAAGGCGCCCATTGGCCGACTGGCGGACAAGATCAGCGGCATCTTCGTGCCCGTGGTCATCGGCATCGCCATCCTGGCAACCGCGATCTGGCTGGCTCTGGGCTTTGGCCCGGCCTTTGCCCTGGCCATCGGCATCGCGGTGCTGGTCATTTCCTGCCCCTGCGCGCTGGGACTGGCCACGCCCACCGCCATCATGGCCGGCACGGGCCGGGGCGCGGCGAGCGGCATTCTGTTCAAGTCCGCAGAAGCCATTGAAACCGCGCATCTGGTGGACACCGTGGTCCTGGACAAAACCGGTACGGTCACCAGCGGCCGGCCGGCCCTGACCGACCTGATACCTGCCGCAGGTCTTGACAAGACGGAACTGCTCAGACTTGCGGCCTCTTTGGAAAAGCTCTCCAGCCATCCCCTGGGCAGGGCTATTGTCACCGCGGCGGAAGAACGCGGACTTGCGCTTTCTAAGGTAGAGCAATTCAGGCAGGAGCCGGGGGCGGGCATTGCCGGCCTTTGCGAGGGCCGGGAACTCTTTGCCGGCAATGCCAATGCTCTGAAGAAACAGGGCGTGGCGCTGGATGCCGCCCTGCAGGCACAGGCCGAAGCCATGGCGCAAAAGGGCAAGACCGTGCTGTACCTTGTGCAGGACAGGGCAGTGCTGGGCCTCCTGGCTGTGGCGGACCTCATCCGGGAGAGCAGCCGGGAAGCGGTGGCCGAGCTGCAGGCCATGGGGCTCAGGGTCATCATGCTGACCGGTGACCATGCGGCAAGCGCCAGGGCGGTGCAGATGGCGGCCGGCATCCCGGAGCTGCGGGCCGAGCTTTTGCCGCAGGACAAGGAAAGGGAGATCCGCGCGCTTAAGGCCCAGGGCCACAGGGTGGCCATGGTGGGCGACGGCATCAACGACGCGCCGGCCCTGGCCCGGGCAGACCTGGGCATTGCCATTGGCGCCGGCACGGATGTTGCCATCGAATCCGCCGACGTGGTGCTGATGAAAAGCGACCTCATGGACGTGGCCGCAGCCATTCAGCTTGGCCGGGCCGTGATCCGCACCATCCGGCAGAACCTGTTCTGGGCCTTCTTTTACAACAGTCTGGGCATTCCGGTGGCGGCCGGCGTCTTTTACAGCCTCTGGCACCTCACGCTGAGCCCCATGATTGCGGCAGCCGCCATGAGCCTGAGTTCACTGGGGGTGGTCACGAATGCCCTGAGACTCCGCTATTTCGCGCCGAAACGGCACGCTGTCGCAAGCGCCGCTTCGGCGTCTCTTGCTGTGGACACCGCTGCCAGCGAGGCGGCCGGCGTTCCCCCATCAAATCAAAGGAGTGAGATTATGACCAAATGTATGCGAATTGACGGCATGAGCTGTGGCCATTGCAGCGCCAGGGTGGAGAAGGCCCTGCGCGAGCTTGCAGGCGTCAAAGACGTAAAAGTGGATCTGGAGGCCAAGACCGCCACGATCCAGGCAGACGAGGGCATAGCCGAAGAGGCGCTCAGCAGGGCCGTGACCGAGAGCGGCTACACCGTGCTGGGCATCGACTGA
- the nrdD gene encoding anaerobic ribonucleoside-triphosphate reductase has product MNTQQDTATAIEIPQEKRQPCEVWTRVMGYHRPVGSFNTGKKAEHAERKFFREPEKID; this is encoded by the coding sequence ATGAACACGCAGCAGGATACGGCAACGGCAATCGAAATCCCCCAGGAAAAACGCCAGCCCTGCGAGGTCTGGACCCGGGTGATGGGCTACCACCGGCCGGTCGGCTCATTCAATACCGGCAAGAAGGCCGAGCACGCGGAGCGGAAATTTTTCCGCGAACCGGAAAAAATCGACTGA
- a CDS encoding SLC13 family permease, whose amino-acid sequence MLALFLAQDAWASAEVAKTIQLPEDPSNAYITLGILVVAAIMFFTEVVPLACTAILVPVALSLCGVLDNKTAFSHWGNPTVILFMAMFIVGEATFVTGFADKIGALAMRLSKGKPRLLLLFSMVAVGSLSTVLSDTGTTVVAMPMIMAMCVKARVAPARILMPVAFASSLGGTVTLVGTPPNGIINAMLGEAIKTNPDLLLRQFGFFEYGRIGIPLLIAGWIWFPLIGYKLLPKNREIEDASEADDVARRTNKMWIAILIFAFVVVMMASELMPLNTAAMLGAALVVCTGCLTMKEAYRAVDWNTIFLFAGMLSMSSAMSKSGAAAMVAHTVVSHVDNPWMLQLACCGLTAIITNFMSNTATAALMAPLAIPIATATGVSPLPIAMGICACASTCFLTPIATPSNTIVFGPGRYSFTDYAKAGWPLQIISLLMCWLLIPLIWPFHP is encoded by the coding sequence ATGCTGGCGCTTTTTCTTGCACAGGACGCCTGGGCCAGTGCCGAGGTGGCCAAGACCATCCAGCTGCCGGAAGACCCCAGCAACGCCTATATAACCCTGGGCATTCTGGTGGTGGCGGCCATCATGTTTTTTACCGAGGTCGTGCCCCTGGCCTGCACGGCCATTCTGGTGCCCGTCGCCCTCTCGCTCTGCGGCGTTCTGGACAACAAAACCGCCTTCAGTCACTGGGGCAACCCAACGGTCATTCTCTTCATGGCCATGTTTATCGTGGGCGAGGCCACCTTTGTCACCGGCTTTGCCGACAAGATCGGGGCACTGGCCATGCGGCTTTCCAAGGGCAAGCCACGCTTGCTGCTGCTCTTTTCCATGGTGGCGGTCGGCTCCCTGTCCACCGTCCTTTCCGATACCGGCACCACGGTCGTGGCCATGCCCATGATCATGGCCATGTGCGTCAAGGCCAGGGTGGCTCCGGCCCGGATTCTCATGCCCGTGGCCTTTGCCTCCTCCCTGGGCGGTACGGTCACGCTCGTGGGCACTCCGCCGAACGGCATCATCAACGCCATGCTGGGCGAGGCCATAAAGACCAACCCGGATCTGCTCCTGCGCCAGTTCGGTTTTTTTGAATATGGCCGGATCGGCATTCCCCTGCTGATCGCGGGCTGGATCTGGTTTCCGCTTATTGGCTACAAGCTTTTGCCCAAAAACAGGGAGATTGAGGATGCGTCGGAGGCCGATGACGTGGCACGCCGCACCAACAAGATGTGGATCGCCATTTTGATTTTCGCCTTTGTCGTGGTCATGATGGCCAGCGAATTGATGCCCCTGAACACTGCCGCCATGCTGGGCGCTGCCCTGGTGGTCTGCACCGGCTGCCTCACCATGAAGGAGGCGTACCGGGCGGTTGACTGGAACACCATCTTTCTGTTCGCCGGCATGCTTTCCATGTCCAGCGCCATGTCCAAGTCCGGGGCGGCGGCCATGGTGGCCCATACGGTCGTGAGCCATGTAGACAATCCTTGGATGCTGCAGCTCGCCTGCTGCGGCCTCACCGCCATCATCACCAACTTCATGTCCAATACCGCCACCGCGGCCCTGATGGCGCCTCTGGCCATCCCGATCGCCACGGCCACCGGCGTTTCGCCCCTGCCCATTGCCATGGGCATCTGCGCCTGCGCCTCCACCTGCTTCCTGACCCCGATCGCGACGCCGTCCAACACCATCGTCTTCGGGCCGGGCAGGTACAGTTTCACGGACTACGCCAAGGCCGGCTGGCCACTGCAAATCATCAGCCTGTTGATGTGCTGGCTGCTCATCCCGCTGATCTGGCCCTTCCATCCATGA
- a CDS encoding CBS domain-containing protein, which yields MLILDWMIRDVISVTPETSLLHCRRLFRDHTITTMPVLDGEGHVVGIVTNKDVQARLPRGSISRDIVDALDALEKIQAAELMRKDPVTIRYHGTVPRAARVMVDKHVHFLPVVNEDRKMVGLLTQWDVFQALATISGGGMPRGVEMVCEIENRRGSLREIIGQIRDTGVRIATVQSTLSEDDKTREVLICFWSDDEAEESRALESLRELPCVRYWNRGGEVYLRDQPDFAK from the coding sequence ATGCTCATACTTGACTGGATGATCAGGGATGTTATTTCGGTCACTCCGGAGACTTCGCTGTTGCACTGTCGCCGGCTGTTCAGGGACCACACGATTACCACCATGCCCGTGCTTGACGGCGAAGGCCATGTGGTGGGCATTGTGACCAACAAGGATGTGCAGGCCCGCCTGCCCAGGGGCAGCATCAGCCGGGACATTGTGGATGCCCTGGACGCTCTGGAAAAGATCCAGGCGGCGGAACTCATGCGCAAAGATCCGGTTACCATCAGGTATCACGGCACTGTGCCCCGTGCCGCCCGGGTGATGGTGGACAAACACGTGCATTTTCTGCCTGTGGTGAACGAAGACAGAAAAATGGTCGGTCTTTTGACCCAATGGGATGTGTTTCAGGCGCTGGCCACCATTTCGGGCGGCGGCATGCCGCGGGGTGTGGAAATGGTGTGCGAGATCGAAAACCGGCGGGGCAGCCTGCGGGAGATCATCGGCCAGATTCGGGATACCGGCGTGCGCATTGCCACCGTGCAATCGACCCTGTCGGAGGACGACAAAACGCGCGAAGTCCTGATCTGCTTCTGGTCGGACGACGAGGCGGAGGAAAGCAGGGCCCTGGAAAGCCTGCGAGAGCTGCCCTGCGTGCGCTATTGGAACCGCGGGGGCGAGGTCTATCTGCGCGACCAGCCTGACTTCGCCAAATAG
- a CDS encoding ribonucleoside triphosphate reductase, with product MQPFSAVFSAGDTQPPVPDQVIRRTGAVVPFDEGKIQKALLRAGRATGEFDAEEAWLLTWQVLKVLRHRFTGASPHVEQIQDIVEQTLIAANHFATMRAYAVYREQRSKLRQDRKTVVDVSASINEYLDQSDWRVNANANQGYSLGGLILNVSGKVTANYWLNHVYPPEIGAAHRDGSLHLHDLDMLSGYCAGWSLRMLLSEGFNGVPGKIEASPPKHMSSAVGQIVNFLGTLQNEWAGAQAFSSFDTYMAPFVRKDRLSFEEVRQNIQELIFNLNVPSRWGTQTPFTNLTFDWTCPDDLKPQIPVIGGREMPFSYGELQEEMDLINRAYIEVMTTGDARGRVFTFPIPTYNITPDFPWESENAERLFAMTAKYGLPYFQNFINSELSPNMVRSMCCRLQLDLRELLKRGNGLFGSAEQTGSIGVVTINCARLGYEHQGDGAGLYQRLDHLLELGRNSLEIKRKVIQRRMDNGLFPYTRRYLGTLRNHFSTIGINGVNEMIRNFTGDQEDISTPAGHALALQLLDHLRERMLGFQEETGHMYNLEATPAEGTTYRFAREDKKRYPGILQAGTPEAPYYTNSSQLPVGFTDDPFEALSRQEQLQSKYTGGTVLHLYLGEQVSSACACRTLVRRSLERFRLPYLTVTPTFSICPRHGYLSGEHPFCPKCDQELAQQLAQERSMA from the coding sequence ATGCAGCCATTTTCAGCCGTCTTTTCCGCGGGGGACACGCAGCCGCCCGTTCCCGACCAGGTCATCCGCCGGACCGGTGCGGTCGTCCCTTTTGACGAAGGCAAGATCCAGAAGGCCCTGCTCAGGGCCGGCCGTGCCACCGGTGAATTCGATGCCGAGGAGGCCTGGCTCCTGACCTGGCAGGTGCTCAAGGTGCTGCGGCACCGCTTCACCGGCGCCAGCCCGCATGTCGAGCAGATCCAGGACATTGTCGAGCAGACCCTGATTGCCGCCAACCATTTCGCCACGATGCGCGCCTACGCGGTCTACCGTGAGCAGCGCAGCAAGCTGCGGCAGGACAGGAAAACCGTGGTGGATGTCTCCGCCTCGATCAACGAGTACCTCGACCAGTCCGACTGGCGGGTCAATGCCAATGCCAATCAGGGCTACTCCCTGGGCGGCCTGATTCTCAACGTCTCCGGCAAGGTGACGGCCAACTACTGGCTCAACCACGTCTATCCCCCGGAAATCGGCGCAGCCCACCGCGACGGCAGTCTGCATCTCCACGATCTGGATATGCTTTCCGGCTACTGCGCCGGCTGGTCTCTGCGCATGCTCCTGAGCGAAGGCTTCAACGGCGTGCCCGGCAAGATCGAGGCCTCTCCACCCAAACACATGTCGAGCGCGGTCGGGCAGATCGTCAACTTTCTCGGCACCCTGCAGAACGAGTGGGCCGGGGCTCAGGCCTTCAGCTCCTTCGACACCTATATGGCGCCCTTCGTGCGCAAGGACAGGCTCTCTTTCGAGGAGGTCCGGCAGAACATCCAGGAGCTGATCTTCAACCTGAACGTGCCCTCGCGCTGGGGCACGCAAACCCCCTTCACCAATCTGACCTTCGACTGGACCTGCCCGGATGACCTGAAGCCCCAGATCCCGGTGATCGGCGGCAGGGAGATGCCCTTCAGCTACGGCGAGCTGCAGGAGGAAATGGACCTGATCAACCGGGCCTATATCGAGGTCATGACCACGGGCGATGCCAGGGGACGGGTCTTCACCTTCCCGATCCCGACCTATAACATCACCCCCGACTTCCCCTGGGAAAGCGAAAATGCCGAGCGCCTCTTCGCCATGACCGCAAAATACGGCCTGCCCTATTTCCAGAACTTCATCAACTCGGAACTCAGTCCCAACATGGTGCGCTCCATGTGCTGCCGTCTGCAGCTCGACCTTAGGGAACTGCTCAAGCGGGGCAATGGCCTCTTCGGTTCGGCCGAACAGACCGGGTCCATAGGCGTGGTGACCATCAACTGCGCCCGGCTGGGCTATGAACACCAGGGGGACGGGGCCGGGCTGTACCAGCGCCTCGACCACTTGCTGGAACTGGGCAGGAACAGCCTGGAAATCAAGCGCAAGGTGATCCAGCGCCGTATGGACAACGGTCTTTTTCCCTACACCAGGCGCTATCTCGGCACCCTGCGCAACCATTTCTCGACCATTGGCATCAACGGCGTCAATGAAATGATCCGCAACTTCACCGGCGACCAGGAGGACATCAGCACGCCGGCAGGCCACGCGCTGGCGCTGCAACTGCTCGATCACCTGCGTGAGAGGATGCTGGGCTTCCAGGAAGAGACCGGGCACATGTACAACCTGGAGGCCACCCCCGCCGAAGGCACCACCTACCGTTTCGCGCGTGAGGACAAAAAGCGCTACCCCGGGATACTCCAGGCCGGCACGCCCGAGGCCCCCTACTACACCAACTCCTCGCAGTTGCCGGTCGGCTTTACCGACGACCCCTTCGAGGCGCTAAGCCGTCAGGAACAACTGCAGAGCAAATATACCGGCGGCACGGTGCTGCACCTCTACCTGGGCGAGCAGGTCTCCTCGGCCTGCGCCTGCAGGACCCTGGTGCGCCGCTCCCTGGAGCGCTTCCGGCTACCCTACCTCACCGTCACCCCAACCTTTTCCATCTGCCCCAGGCACGGTTACCTGAGCGGCGAACATCCCTTCTGCCCCAAATGTGACCAGGAACTGGCGCAGCAACTCGCACAAGAAAGGAGCATGGCATGA
- the cbiR gene encoding cobamide remodeling phosphodiesterase CbiR, which yields MTKYALPGLRLGATSFVLPADYVTGLRWAAAHCDDVALLLMETGRCGELLPSAREIAEIGRIARGEGTSLHLHLPTDADCDTRKAAAAMVNKAAMAMERAAVLRPHSFVLHLDFPSLRGTLRLGRACVGMLSEEKRLWTSEALARILALASRPEQVAVENLESFPPSFWDEWVAASACSRCLDAGHVWKDGGDPAALLADWLPRLRVIHLHGVAPGRRDHSSLAFVPPARLDALMHPLWQAGFAGVLTLELFGLDNFIHSHTALVRSWERYTATGSVARR from the coding sequence ATGACAAAATATGCCCTTCCAGGTCTTCGGCTTGGCGCCACCTCCTTTGTCCTGCCGGCAGACTATGTGACGGGCCTGCGCTGGGCGGCGGCCCATTGCGACGACGTGGCCCTGCTCTTGATGGAGACGGGGCGCTGCGGCGAGCTGCTGCCCAGCGCCCGGGAAATCGCGGAAATCGGCAGGATCGCCCGTGGGGAGGGGACCAGCCTGCACCTGCATCTGCCCACCGACGCCGACTGCGATACCCGAAAGGCGGCTGCCGCCATGGTGAACAAGGCGGCCATGGCCATGGAGCGGGCCGCTGTCCTGCGGCCGCACAGCTTTGTCCTGCATCTCGATTTTCCGAGCCTGCGCGGCACGCTGCGCCTGGGCAGGGCCTGTGTCGGCATGCTCAGCGAAGAAAAGCGCCTCTGGACGAGTGAGGCCCTGGCCCGGATCCTGGCTCTGGCGTCGCGGCCAGAGCAGGTGGCTGTCGAAAATCTGGAGAGCTTTCCGCCCAGCTTCTGGGACGAATGGGTGGCAGCCAGCGCCTGCTCCCGCTGCCTCGACGCAGGCCACGTCTGGAAGGATGGCGGCGATCCGGCGGCCCTGCTGGCAGACTGGCTGCCCCGCCTCCGTGTCATCCACCTGCACGGCGTGGCGCCCGGCCGCCGCGATCACAGCTCCCTGGCCTTTGTGCCGCCTGCCCGCCTGGACGCCCTGATGCACCCGCTCTGGCAGGCCGGCTTTGCCGGCGTCCTGACCCTCGAACTCTTCGGCCTGGACAACTTCATCCACTCCCATACGGCGCTTGTGCGTTCCTGGGAACGCTATACGGCAACAGGTAGCGTGGCGCGCCGGTGA
- a CDS encoding anaerobic ribonucleoside-triphosphate reductase activating protein, with amino-acid sequence MLLIGGLLPFTTIDYPGCLAAVLFCQGCPWRCHYCHNRHLLPQKGGSALPWQDVLALLERRQGLLDALVFSGGEATLQAALPEAMRRVRAMGFKVGLHTAGPYPERLRECLPLLDWVGMDLKAPFAEYERITGIAGSGAAAEESAALLRRSKVAHQFRTTLDPFLQEGGRIEAMQKLVAGWGGTLVLQPQSRPGPASGAKAFVETRLAETDGRQKFREAPPL; translated from the coding sequence ATGCTGTTGATCGGGGGGCTTTTGCCCTTTACCACCATCGACTACCCCGGCTGTCTGGCGGCGGTGCTCTTCTGTCAGGGCTGCCCCTGGCGCTGCCACTACTGCCACAACCGGCACCTGCTGCCGCAAAAGGGCGGGTCAGCCCTTCCCTGGCAGGATGTGCTTGCCCTTCTGGAACGCCGTCAGGGGCTGCTCGACGCCCTGGTGTTCAGCGGCGGCGAAGCGACCCTGCAGGCAGCGCTTCCCGAAGCCATGCGGCGCGTGCGGGCCATGGGCTTCAAGGTCGGCCTGCACACGGCTGGGCCCTATCCGGAGCGCCTTAGGGAATGCCTACCCCTGCTCGACTGGGTGGGCATGGATCTGAAGGCCCCCTTTGCCGAGTACGAAAGGATCACCGGCATCGCCGGGAGCGGGGCTGCGGCCGAGGAGAGCGCCGCCCTGCTGCGGCGGAGCAAGGTGGCCCACCAGTTCCGCACCACCCTCGATCCCTTTCTGCAGGAGGGGGGGCGGATCGAGGCCATGCAGAAGCTGGTGGCAGGCTGGGGCGGGACTTTGGTGCTGCAGCCGCAGTCCCGGCCTGGGCCGGCAAGCGGAGCAAAGGCCTTCGTGGAAACGCGGCTTGCAGAAACAGATGGCAGGCAAAAATTCCGGGAAGCCCCGCCCCTGTGA
- a CDS encoding NifB/NifX family molybdenum-iron cluster-binding protein — protein sequence MATVRLAVPSEGNGGLDGVRSGHFGHCAVFTCVDIEDGKIGSVRIVQNGEHAEGGCMVPVQKLAQEGVNAIVVGGIGMRPLMGFQQAGIAVYYDADQPQVRPVVEAFAAGSLPLISEQQTCKGSGHCHH from the coding sequence ATGGCAACGGTACGGCTGGCGGTTCCATCGGAAGGCAATGGCGGCCTGGACGGCGTGCGCTCCGGGCATTTCGGCCATTGCGCGGTGTTCACCTGCGTAGACATCGAAGACGGCAAAATTGGCTCCGTACGCATTGTGCAGAACGGCGAGCATGCGGAAGGCGGCTGCATGGTGCCTGTGCAGAAGCTGGCCCAGGAAGGGGTGAATGCCATTGTGGTAGGCGGCATCGGCATGCGCCCCCTCATGGGCTTCCAGCAGGCGGGCATTGCTGTGTACTACGATGCCGATCAGCCACAGGTGAGGCCCGTGGTGGAGGCCTTCGCGGCAGGCAGTCTGCCCCTCATCTCCGAGCAGCAGACCTGCAAGGGCAGCGGCCATTGCCACCACTGA
- a CDS encoding (2Fe-2S) ferredoxin domain-containing protein: protein MSRTNAMGSTVVPGTACKPEVPDPDRPIMFAAAQIFICDGERCHGCHKEDPAERLRALIKEEGCHQGPERIKVTRTHCQGACRFRGFASVYQNGRARHYNQEASFSAWKGVHKWSDEEWRALLAALRAGRLPESLMSCRVAEQVYGA from the coding sequence ATGAGCAGGACAAACGCCATGGGTTCGACGGTGGTTCCGGGAACGGCCTGCAAGCCGGAAGTCCCTGATCCTGACAGGCCGATCATGTTTGCCGCCGCCCAGATCTTCATCTGCGACGGCGAGCGCTGTCACGGCTGCCATAAAGAGGATCCGGCCGAGAGACTGCGGGCCCTGATCAAAGAAGAGGGCTGCCACCAGGGGCCCGAGAGGATTAAAGTCACCAGAACCCACTGTCAGGGTGCCTGCCGCTTTCGGGGCTTTGCCAGCGTGTACCAGAACGGCCGGGCAAGGCACTACAACCAGGAGGCCAGTTTTTCCGCCTGGAAGGGGGTGCACAAATGGAGCGACGAAGAGTGGCGTGCGCTGCTCGCCGCCCTGCGTGCAGGCCGTCTGCCGGAGAGCCTGATGAGCTGCCGCGTGGCCGAACAGGTCTACGGTGCCTAG
- the cobF gene encoding precorrin-6A synthase (deacetylating) has translation MGAGHPDYLTVQAINALNRVDVFFLVNKGTEKGDLLRIRREICERFIESSTYRWVEFADPARVLSDPAYTPDIRSWREKRALLYRSLIADSLQDGECGAFLVWGDPALYDGTLAILAGLLAEGTLAFDYEAVPGISSMQALAARHRIALNRIGETIQITTGRQIAGGFPEGADSVVVLLDTKMDLRAISGDVYIYWGAYLGTEDEVLVSGKLHEVRADIERIRSAKRAEKGWIMDTYLLRRNGAGNTGGNR, from the coding sequence ATGGGCGCCGGTCATCCCGACTACCTCACCGTGCAGGCCATCAATGCCCTCAACCGGGTCGATGTTTTTTTCCTTGTCAACAAGGGGACGGAGAAGGGCGATCTGCTCCGTATTCGCAGGGAAATCTGCGAACGCTTCATTGAGAGTTCGACATACCGCTGGGTAGAGTTTGCTGATCCGGCGCGGGTGCTCTCCGACCCGGCCTATACGCCGGATATCCGCTCCTGGCGGGAAAAACGCGCTCTGCTGTACCGCTCCTTGATCGCCGACAGCCTGCAGGACGGCGAATGCGGAGCTTTTCTTGTCTGGGGAGACCCCGCGCTGTACGACGGCACGCTCGCCATCCTGGCGGGCCTTCTTGCCGAGGGCACGCTTGCCTTCGATTACGAGGCCGTTCCCGGTATCAGCAGCATGCAGGCACTGGCGGCGCGGCACCGGATCGCGCTGAACCGGATTGGCGAAACCATTCAGATCACCACCGGTCGCCAGATAGCGGGTGGCTTTCCAGAAGGCGCCGACAGCGTGGTCGTCCTGCTCGACACCAAGATGGATTTGCGCGCCATATCCGGCGATGTTTATATATACTGGGGTGCCTACCTGGGCACCGAAGACGAGGTGCTCGTTTCCGGTAAGCTGCATGAGGTTCGGGCCGATATCGAGCGTATCCGCAGCGCGAAAAGGGCCGAAAAGGGATGGATCATGGACACCTATCTGCTGCGGCGTAACGGTGCCGGCAACACTGGAGGAAACAGATGA